A window of Bacillales bacterium genomic DNA:
TCGGCTTGCGAGCGTCCGCCGCCGAAAACGTAAATCGAATTTCCGAAATAACGGCTGGCCGCCTGGACCAAATCCTGAACCGTTCCGCCGGGCACCGGTTCCGGGATGTCGACGTCTGTATCAACTGAACTGCTATGGTGCGATCCCCCGTTGCCACTATCGTTGTTGTCGTTGCTGGAAGACCCTCCGTACAACGCCAGCTTCAAAGACCGGATTTTTGCTTTTCCGGAAGCAATAGTATTACGCAGTTCGATTCCTTGTTCCTTCAAGTCCTCGACGATTTCTTGCTGTGCTTCCTTTTTCGCTTCCAACTCCGACTGCAGCGATTTCAATTCGTCCATTTGCTCTTGCAAATCATTGAGCTTTTGAACAATTTTCTCTTTGCTCGTCTGGAGCTGCTCCATATCCTTTTCCTGGGCAGCGAGCAGTTTATGGTCTTGGTTCGTAATCAGCGTAAATGCAAACACGCGGCTCAACAACTGGCTGAAATCTTGCGACTGGAGCAAGACGTCCAAGTAACTGACGGCTCCGCCGCTCTTATACATTTCGCGAACCCTGCCCTTTAACAAATTTTCCCGATGGTTGATCCGTTTTTGCGTTTCCGCGATTTCCGTTTTCAACCGATTAATTTCTTCCTGCGTTTCCTCACGTTCTCGCAAGGTAGCTTCTATTTGTTGCTCCGCCTCGTCGATGTCGTCCTGAAGTTTGGTCAACTTCTCGATCGCGGCCGCTTTCTTTTGTTCAATGTTATGTAACTCTTGCTGGCTTTCCTTAATATGCAATCGCTGAATCCGTAACTCGGAACC
This region includes:
- a CDS encoding NlpC/P60 family protein, whose protein sequence is MGKRRIVSTALGVCLAASIAGVHSASADTGSELRIQRLHIKESQQELHNIEQKKAAAIEKLTKLQDDIDEAEQQIEATLREREETQEEINRLKTEIAETQKRINHRENLLKGRVREMYKSGGAVSYLDVLLQSQDFSQLLSRVFAFTLITNQDHKLLAAQEKDMEQLQTSKEKIVQKLNDLQEQMDELKSLQSELEAKKEAQQEIVEDLKEQGIELRNTIASGKAKIRSLKLALYGGSSSNDNNDSGNGGSHHSSSVDTDVDIPEPVPGGTVQDLVQAASRYFGNSIYVFGGGRSQADIANGVFDCSGFVHWAYAQIGVNVGWSTSSLSHQGTRVPYSQIRPGDMVFFNTYKRDGHVGIYIGGGRFIGSQSSTGVAIASMSNPYWSSHFSGHVQRVLH